Within Vicia villosa cultivar HV-30 ecotype Madison, WI linkage group LG1, Vvil1.0, whole genome shotgun sequence, the genomic segment ttgaataATGAACAAATGGTTTGAGTTATGAATAAATAATAGAATTGGGTGGCCACATGTATATTTAATATCTTATTGTAATTTAGTGCACACTATACTTCAGCCACTTACGCTGCTCACCCTACTTTTATTAATGagtaatattatttttatccTTTAATTCCGAACACTATCTCAACACGTATCTCCCTCCCTATTTATGTTTAAAGGATAAAATAGATTTATAGATATGTCCAAACACTATATTGTAATAAAAAGTGTCTAACCattattttcatttattaatATGGAGTTATTTCATCCGTTTAAACACTTATAaaattattgattatttttaatTTCCAACATAAATTTTAGAGAATCTAATGATATAGTTTATTATActaattttagtttattatagAGGGGAAATGAGCGCACCCAGAAAAACAAAAGCCGAGTCACACGCCTTTGGCACGGATATCTCGTAATCTAACACCCGCGACAGTAACTACTACCGAGTCGACACAGCTGAGTGTTAGCTCTTATCCATAATTTTGTCGTCTCAGTCAAAACAAAGCATATTTCCTTTCTAATTGCCTCGTGTCTTTTGTCCCATctcattttatcttttattttcttcaattttaaataattaaatatatttataaataaaaaaagagttaACTGGGTGACTATTTTCAGTTTTTTACAATTATGAAAAACTATATACACAATTACCCTTTTTAATTATatagtttatataaaaaataaactggatttttttttaatttttaattttctcttttttttgctaaattttttattttaattttaaaaattaaattagctaAGCTAATAAAATATGCAAATTAATAATATAGACAAAAAATCAATCTGATAAGTGATAATACTTTATATTACATTTGGACAATATCTTTTGTTTTGTCTTATGGTTAAATttcaatacaaatacaaatatggTTAAATTTTGTATTCCATCATTCTCTCTTAAGTTTATTTCAATACAAATATGGTTAAATTTTGAATGACCATTAAAATTTCTCTCTATTTAGTCATACATTATAGCACATTATCTCCGGAGGCCAGAATATTCAAGTTGATATTTGCGTGATTGTTTTGTGGATATTGAACCGCAATAAGGGATAAGATGAGTAAATTAgactttgttaatgttttaatggtGAAAGTGTTCATATAGAAAGAAACGTGAAATGAAATAAATCAGACACTATTTGCCTATTTTTGTGGGGGAAAAAAGTTAATTAGATATGAAAATGTCCACAAGTCATTATAAAACAGAGAGTAAAATATATATGAAACCGTTCATCCAGCTTTATAAAAAATTGGCTTAAAAtgattagaataaaataaaataaatctaacACTAAGCACCTGTccttgtgaaaaaaaaaaaagacaaaatgaaTTTAACACCGTTCAATTTCCttgtacataaaaataaattgagtAAAATAGATATAACTCTTATTACTTTTATTATGTTAAAAAGTAATTAGTCAAATAAAATGTTGCTAATTTCccttttcacttattttaaaaGTACACGTCAACCTAAAATAGAGTGCAAAATTATTGTTCAATATTTTCTTTGAAACTACTCAGCCTTTGCACTTGAGACAAAGAACAAATATTTATGGCTCCATGACCAAACCAAACGAAACGAGTCCCATGAATGCAGTGTCAAAAAGATGTAATCTATTGATCAATTTTTGGAACAACCCCTCAGTTTTATTAAAGGTTGCAGCCAGCATCATTTGGCTCAATGAGGCACCGTATTTTTGGAAAGAACTCAAAGTGACCAGGTGAGAATATCCTCGCAATCACCACTGATTTCACAAAGTTAGAAATATTATAAGATGAACTTTGTCGCCTACAACATACTGTCTCAAAGGCCTCTAAAATAATTTAGCAGAAAAGTGACAGTTTTTTCTTTGATCTGCTTCCTTTAAGGGTTGAATGAGAATTCTGCAACTGTTGACTCTCTCAAATAGTATCAATCAAGACATTACCATACCTCGCTCAAGAACAATGCGTTTTCATTTCAATGGTAATTCAACAAGAACATAAATTACAAGTTGGCATCTTGTCTAATCCTACAATTCCTACTGCCCAAACAAAGACTCAACACTCTCGTGTCAGAGGCTAAGTTCTTTTCTACAAAATCTGCCTCCTTGAGGGAGCACATAGCCGCATCATTTGAGTGAGGCAGGAAATGGATCATTTTGTCCTAGCCCTACCAGCTATACTGAATTCACAAGCTACGCCCAGTCAGTTACACTGACATAATGCACAAATTAAGGCcttgaaacaaaacaaaacatggatccttATTGAACATCAACAAAGGAACAAACACATCCAACTCAAGTGGTTAAACTATAAAAGATTACTACTAAAGATCCCGTGCACTTGTGGGGGGAAATTGCAGAAAGCAGAGGTGTAAAATTCCGCTACATGTCAATAGCAGAATACTTTTCTTAGAATGGACAGATAAATAGATTCCTTCAAACTCCAAAGATACATGTGACATCATATTAGTCATATTCAAAGTAAGATGAGCATTACAGAGACTtagtagatgaaagaaaatgagTATAATGGCCCAAGAAATGACCCAAATCAACTCTGAACATGAGGAGGAGGTGGAAAACACGACAAGAAGCCCCAGGGCTAGAATTAGGGCCAAACGCAAAAGGGTGAAGCCCAAATGGCTAAGGGTCTGCTATTGAGCAAGCCTACACATTATCATATTATTTAGATCCTTCTATCAAAGCAAGTCATCCTTATGTAATGGAAAGATTCTAGGCAATGAATTGCCACCCCGAAGTGAGAAAACAATCTGATGCCAGATATTTTTAGAAGACCAACTTATATTTCCGTGTTAGTATTTTTTAGAGGTAAGATTTGAGTATTTAGTCTTAAAGAACTAGCACACCAAAGCAATCGGCATATCTATATAGATAATCAACCAAATAATATCCTCCAAATCATTGTAGAATTTAACCAAATATTAAGTCTCACAATAactagaaaaaagaaagaaaaaaaaaacattacagTAGTTAAATGACTTCATAATGTTTATACTTCATATTCATAGCATTATACATATACTACAAAGTTACAAACAACAATGATAGTAGTATAAAAACAAACAGCAATAGATATTGATTCATCAACACACAATCAGTTATAATAACATACACTGCAGTTCACAACTTTGACTTCATATTATCTATTTCTAAAACAAAGTCAAATTGTTTTCATGTAAGCTATCCTAAAGCGGTTATCGACATAAATTGTTGTCATAAACTCTCAGAAAAAGTCTTACAAGTGCTAATGGTAGTATACTTaaataagtcaatccaaacatactCTAAGATAATTAGATTATGCAAAAGTTAAGTACTACAAACAACTAATACATAAGCTATTAACAAGTATCTTCAAAATGAAACACAGACACTGAAAGTTGGACCTACTTTTCACATATCCATAGAAAACCCGAGATCACGACCATGAACAGTCAAGAAAACATTACCGGCAGTATCCGAATTACCAGTATCAAGAGCAATAGCAGCGAATATCGATCGGAAAGCACCACAAACCACAGCAGTGGAAGAAGAATTAGTCTTGGGCGAAACACGAACCACCTTATGCAACCCCAAACGCACTCCATCAACGGCACAAGAAGAGTCCACATTGGAGATCAACGATAATCGACGGTTCATCTCTTTGGCAGAAACATCAACGTCTTTGGAAAGCAAATTGAAAGAAACCGAGGTTTCTATGATAGTAGCACCAAAAATGCTGAAAGCTTTGTTGTTCTCTTCGGAGAAGGAAGCGTGAGTCATAGCACGACGGAGAAGACTTATGGTCTTGAAAGTGTACCTGATCAGCGATTAAGATGTTAGATTaagaaaattgaaaatgaaaagagaaaGGGAAGAACAGAGGCAAACCCTAGTTGTTTTTGGAGGGTTTCGAGGGATGATGCAAATGGTGAGAATGAGTGTCCCTGAATAGTGACATGGGGAAAGATCACGATGATGAAGAGAGCGAATACGGTGAAGGTGGGAGTGGTACGAGTGGATCGCATTTTGAACTCAACAGAACTTTGCAATTCGTCGTGATCTTCGCTATCACACTCTACTCAAGTTCAAAGCCCGGTTACTTCCTTGCGAATTGGTTACCCGCAAGGGAAATAAAActacctttatttttttttggaaaatgccGAAGTTTAGGAAGAAAATGTGGTGGCATGTTACCATTGGATTAACCATTTTAATAACCAGTTGTCTATGTTGGGAAGTATTTtacacatttaattaattaaaattatggatttgtttaaaatgtttgacttttattttactttttttaaaatgaaacattTGAAGGATTAAGATCTATAAATGATGTAAAAGTTTTTTATCgacaatgtatatgaattaaaCTTTTGATTTCAATTTTTGATTGATCTTCTGTTAGTTAATAATAAATTTACTTGGTTCAACCTAAGTGGAAGGCGATGAGTAGGTTAGATAGATTCTTGTTATTAGGTGAGTTGATTGAAGAATGGAATGTGGCTAGTTAAATGGTGGGAATaaggattttttttctttatcattGTCGTATTTATATTAAGGGGAATGCTACAGACTGGAGTcttaaacctttgaagttttttGATTGTTGGATTCAACATCCAGAGTTCTTGCCTTTTATGGAGAAAAGTTGGTATTCTTCTATTTTTTCGATTAGTACGATGTTTATTTTCAAAGAGAAATTAAAGTTTCTTAAAGCAGAGTTGAGAAGTTAGAATAAAAAGGTTTTTGGTATTCTTGACCTTGGGGTGGATATGGCGATCAATTAGTTTAATGCTTTGGATTTTGAAGTTGCTAGTGTTGACTTGTTGGATGGGAATGTTTTCGCTCAAAAGAGATCACTAGTAACTACTAAAGTGTGGAAATAAAGTTTGGTAAAAGAGAGCATGCTTAGACCAAAATGGTTACTTGAAGgggattcaaattcaaatttttttcataAGGCGGTGAGATAGAGATTTTGAAGAAATAGCTTATTGGGGCTTAATTCAGCTAATGGGTGGGTTGATAAGGTGGAAGATGTGAAAAGTGAGGTCAAGAATCATTTCAAAGCGAGATTTTGTGAACCGGATTATGCTACACCTTCTTTATCTGgtatttcttttcaaatattataAGCTGTTGATAGATCAACTACGTTGGAGAGTCCCTTTGGTATGAAGGAGTTTAAGGATGTTATTTGGAATTGCATTGGGGATAAAAGTTCTGGGCCGGATGGTTTTAATGTGGGTTTCTATAAAGCTTGTTGGAATATTGTGAAGATGGAGCTGTTTGAAGTAGTGAAAGGGTTCTTTTGGTTCTCTCTTGTGCCCAAAGCAATAACGACATCATTTCTTGCTTTAATTCCCAAAATTGATAATCCTTAAGGTCTTGATGAGTCTAGGCCTGTTTGTTTGGTGGAAAGTTTGTATAGAAATTTATCcaagattttttattttagattgaaATTAGTGATTCCTAAGTTAATTTCAAGATGCCAAATGACGTTTATTGCTAATAGGCAATTGATGGATGgagttttgattttgaatgaggttgtAGATTTTGCCAAGAGGAATAAAAGGATTTGTATGTTGGTTAAAGTCAATTTTGAAAAGACTTGTGATTGTGTTTCTTGGGATTTTCTTAGTAACACCGTGAGATGGTATCTATACTGCTCGGGATGGTTATAACTGGCTCAATAGACTTGAATTTGTTCAGAATACAACAGACAGTGGCTCTTAGAAATGGGCGTGGCATATTCGAGCTCCTGAGAAGGTgaaattctttcttttgacagGTTTACATAAGTCTTTTCCTACAAGATTGATGATGTGTCATCATGGTATGCTTCAGCCGCATCTTTGTCCTAGTGTTGACAAGCAATTTTTGACTAAGGAAATGGGCCATAGTGGAGAGAGTATCTTTTATCAGAAGGCCCATTAATTACCCTATATGAGACAAGTAGGAGGTTGTCGACAGAATTGATGAAACCATTCCCAAGGAGCTAGTTGACTAAGACACCAACTTGGGAATTTTGCTCGACTGTCGACAAGCATTGATAAAATAGCAGCAGGAGAAGTTTTCAACCTATGAGTCACGAAGCAG encodes:
- the LOC131605179 gene encoding protein NUCLEAR FUSION DEFECTIVE 2-like gives rise to the protein MRSTRTTPTFTVFALFIIVIFPHVTIQGHSFSPFASSLETLQKQLGYTFKTISLLRRAMTHASFSEENNKAFSIFGATIIETSVSFNLLSKDVDVSAKEMNRRLSLISNVDSSCAVDGVRLGLHKVVRVSPKTNSSSTAVVCGAFRSIFAAIALDTGNSDTAGNVFLTVHGRDLGFSMDM